The following are encoded in a window of Parambassis ranga chromosome 15, fParRan2.1, whole genome shotgun sequence genomic DNA:
- the fam149b1 gene encoding protein FAM149B1 isoform X3, which produces MISRYNRRPVSHKLEIRGLSRSSLDHHPLPEEAGDNQTPQHYLHNLQEAVSAHNSSETSGTSGHSDCPTVISVDSNQSWSGIHSSTGTGISTERSSVFSWGYDEFDKAASRQVQQMFEEIDKELYEGRGSGGGILQGLQDECQQWATRFPHLRILGTQMVCPSDEGFQWYATSGKSSSNSSPSAGKESIVKSQEKIKGGAQLNVQGRRAALIKSSSTELNGTPNTSSVSSSHDKPRVIEVEGQVEEYLAYDSRDCDGEGDLDCSESVRRHRCLPPVSPYRCRRQAVLDLLFDDVWKQLVGCMKELVQRHWECCTSHDEKCSGNLSPVQPDSQNPFMLLSTLPTMLPKLGQSRAPPLTAGLQFQSTNSRGSKYKSRRKSKKQKRPSAAGRVPVGTAATQHNLNDLIVIHSIPLQQRNLGVLDRNQEPEERVSHRPTSSVVPSSKPRPRRALEQSSSSLSRPAQSARRRNPPPRNLLPLVLSLSQSSTAGSMDEVIRGTRLPTASDRLTSPLLPLSRNTLLPPINTGDQEPSHSGQPSKPAQRHKGPSSRAHSAINNEAGALVPRDRHQLLDVFSRPNTTHTYRSDTPYRRSFTVLDNIGQGRPGRASVGTDSLGIGVTGISLGISSSSFLDSFSHHPLGHSPIKDEEEPDPKARIPGPVVSVPPRSYTRAGISSRANRLGL; this is translated from the exons ATGATTTCGCGATATAACAGGAGACCTGTATCGCACAAGCTAGAAAT TCGTGGGTTGTCTCGAAGCAGCCTTGACCACCATCCTCTCCCAGAAGAAGCTGGTGATAACCAAACCCCTCAGCACTACCTCCACAACCTACAGGAAGCTGTCTCTGCACACAACAG CTCTGAGACATCTGGCACCTCAGGTCACTCTGACTGTCCCACCGTCATTTCGGTAGACTCCAACCAGTCCTGGTCAGGTATCCACAGCTCTACGGGTACTGGCATCTCCACAGAGAGGAGTTCTGTTTTCTCCTGGGGCTACGAT GAGTTCGACAAGGCAGCATCGCGGCAGGTGCAGCAAATGTTTGAGGAGATCGACAAAGAGCTGTACGAAGGGAGAGGCAGTGGGGGAGGGATACTCCAGGGGCTGCAGGATGAATGTCAGCAGTGGGCCACACGTTTCCCCCATCTTCG AATCCTAGGGACTCAGATGGTATGTCCCAGTGATGAGGGCTTCCAATGGTATGCTACTTCAGGGAAAAGCAGCTCTAACAGCAGTCCATCAGCAGGCAAAGAAAGCATTGTGAAGTCTCAGGAGAAGATCAAAGGTGGTGCACA GTTAAATGTGCAGGGCAGGCGAGCAGCGTTGATCAAATCCTCCTCAACAGAGCTGAATGGAACTCCCAATACCTCCAGCGTCTCCAGCAGCCATGACAAGCCGCGGGTGATTGAAGTCGAGGGTCAGGTGGAGGAATACCTGGCCTATGACAGCAGGGACTG tGATGGTGAGGGTGACCTGGATTGTTCAGAGTCAGTTCGAAGGCATCGCTGTCTGCCTCCTGTTTCACCATACCGATGTCGCCGCCAAGCTGTTCTCGACTTGCTGTTTGATGATGTGTGGAAGCAGCTGGTCGGCTGCATGAAAGAGCTAGTTCAACGCCACTGGGAATGCTGTACCTCGC ATGATGAAAAGTGTTCTGGGAACTTGAGCCCAGTGCAGCCAGACTCCCAGAATCCTTTTATGCTGCTCTCCACGCTGCCCACAATGCTGCCCAAACTTGGCCAGAGCCGGGCGCCCCCACTCACAGCTGGCCTGCAGTTCCAG AGCACAAACTCAAGGGGCTCAAAGTACAAGTCCAGACGGAAGTCCAAAAAGCAGAAAAGGCCCTCCGCT GCTGGAAGGGTCCCTGTGGGTACAGCGGCCACTCAGCACAACCTGAATGACCTCATTGTGATCCACAGCATCCCCCTGCAGCAGAGGAACCTCGGTGTGCTGGATAGAAACCA AGAGCCAGAGGAAAGGGTGTCCCACAGACCAACTTCCAGCGTGGTCCCTTCCAGCAAACCTCGTCCTCGCCGAGCCCTGGAGCAGAGCTCTTCCTCGCTGAGCCGCCCAGCACAGTCAGCTCGACGCAGAAACCCTCCTCCCCGAAACCTCCTGCCGCTGGTACTTAGTCTGAGTCAGTCCAGCACAGCAGGATCCATGGATGAGGTCATCCGTGGGACACGCCT ACCCACAGCCAGCGACCGACTGACATCGCCACTGTTGCCCCTGAGCAGAAACACACTTCTCCCACCAATCAACACTGGAGACCAAGAGCCATCTCACTCAGGGCAGCCATCCAAACCTGCACAG CGTCACAAAGGCCCATCCAGCCGAGCACACAGTGCTATAAACAATGAAGCTGGGGCTTTAGTACCAAGAGATCGGCATCAACTTCTAGATGTCTTCTCTCGCCCTAACACAACGCACACATACAGG TCAGACACTCCATACCGTCGCTCCTTCACAGTATTGGACAACATCGGGCAGGGACGGCCAGGCAGAGCCTCTGTGGGCACAG ACTCTCTTGGAATCGGTGTGACTGGCATCAGTCTTGGCATCAGCAGCTCATCTTTCTTGGACTCATTTTCCCACCACCCCTTGGGGCACTCGCCCATCAAAGACGAGGAGGAGCCCGATCCAAAAGCCCGTATCCCAG GTCCGGTGGTGTCTGTCCCACCTCGATCCTACACCCGGGCAGGCATCTCATCCAGGGCCAACAGACTTGGCTTGTAG
- the fam149b1 gene encoding protein FAM149B1 isoform X2 yields MISRYNRRPVSHKLEIRGLSRSSLDHHPLPEEAGDNQTPQHYLHNLQEAVSAHNSSETSGTSGHSDCPTVISVDSNQSWSGIHSSTGTGISTERSSVFSWGYDEFDKAASRQVQQMFEEIDKELYEGRGSGGGILQGLQDECQQWATRFPHLRILGTQMVCPSDEGFQWYATSGKSSSNSSPSAGKESIVKSQEKIKGGAQLNVQGRRAALIKSSSTELNGTPNTSSVSSSHDKPRVIEVEGQVEEYLAYDSRDCDGEGDLDCSESVRRHRCLPPVSPYRCRRQAVLDLLFDDVWKQLVGCMKELVQRHWECCTSRRDEFHSLACIRPNFTKKCGPNFVLNIHVCLADDEKCSGNLSPVQPDSQNPFMLLSTLPTMLPKLGQSRAPPLTAGLQFQAGRVPVGTAATQHNLNDLIVIHSIPLQQRNLGVLDRNQEPEERVSHRPTSSVVPSSKPRPRRALEQSSSSLSRPAQSARRRNPPPRNLLPLVLSLSQSSTAGSMDEVIRGTRLPTASDRLTSPLLPLSRNTLLPPINTGDQEPSHSGQPSKPAQRHKGPSSRAHSAINNEAGALVPRDRHQLLDVFSRPNTTHTYRSDTPYRRSFTVLDNIGQGRPGRASVGTDSLGIGVTGISLGISSSSFLDSFSHHPLGHSPIKDEEEPDPKARIPGPVVSVPPRSYTRAGISSRANRLGL; encoded by the exons ATGATTTCGCGATATAACAGGAGACCTGTATCGCACAAGCTAGAAAT TCGTGGGTTGTCTCGAAGCAGCCTTGACCACCATCCTCTCCCAGAAGAAGCTGGTGATAACCAAACCCCTCAGCACTACCTCCACAACCTACAGGAAGCTGTCTCTGCACACAACAG CTCTGAGACATCTGGCACCTCAGGTCACTCTGACTGTCCCACCGTCATTTCGGTAGACTCCAACCAGTCCTGGTCAGGTATCCACAGCTCTACGGGTACTGGCATCTCCACAGAGAGGAGTTCTGTTTTCTCCTGGGGCTACGAT GAGTTCGACAAGGCAGCATCGCGGCAGGTGCAGCAAATGTTTGAGGAGATCGACAAAGAGCTGTACGAAGGGAGAGGCAGTGGGGGAGGGATACTCCAGGGGCTGCAGGATGAATGTCAGCAGTGGGCCACACGTTTCCCCCATCTTCG AATCCTAGGGACTCAGATGGTATGTCCCAGTGATGAGGGCTTCCAATGGTATGCTACTTCAGGGAAAAGCAGCTCTAACAGCAGTCCATCAGCAGGCAAAGAAAGCATTGTGAAGTCTCAGGAGAAGATCAAAGGTGGTGCACA GTTAAATGTGCAGGGCAGGCGAGCAGCGTTGATCAAATCCTCCTCAACAGAGCTGAATGGAACTCCCAATACCTCCAGCGTCTCCAGCAGCCATGACAAGCCGCGGGTGATTGAAGTCGAGGGTCAGGTGGAGGAATACCTGGCCTATGACAGCAGGGACTG tGATGGTGAGGGTGACCTGGATTGTTCAGAGTCAGTTCGAAGGCATCGCTGTCTGCCTCCTGTTTCACCATACCGATGTCGCCGCCAAGCTGTTCTCGACTTGCTGTTTGATGATGTGTGGAAGCAGCTGGTCGGCTGCATGAAAGAGCTAGTTCAACGCCACTGGGAATGCTGTACCTCGCGTAGGGATGAATTTCACTCTCTTGCATGCATTAGACCAAACTTTACCAAAAAATGTGGACCAAATTTCGTACTGaacatacatgtgtgtttggcAGATGATGAAAAGTGTTCTGGGAACTTGAGCCCAGTGCAGCCAGACTCCCAGAATCCTTTTATGCTGCTCTCCACGCTGCCCACAATGCTGCCCAAACTTGGCCAGAGCCGGGCGCCCCCACTCACAGCTGGCCTGCAGTTCCAG GCTGGAAGGGTCCCTGTGGGTACAGCGGCCACTCAGCACAACCTGAATGACCTCATTGTGATCCACAGCATCCCCCTGCAGCAGAGGAACCTCGGTGTGCTGGATAGAAACCA AGAGCCAGAGGAAAGGGTGTCCCACAGACCAACTTCCAGCGTGGTCCCTTCCAGCAAACCTCGTCCTCGCCGAGCCCTGGAGCAGAGCTCTTCCTCGCTGAGCCGCCCAGCACAGTCAGCTCGACGCAGAAACCCTCCTCCCCGAAACCTCCTGCCGCTGGTACTTAGTCTGAGTCAGTCCAGCACAGCAGGATCCATGGATGAGGTCATCCGTGGGACACGCCT ACCCACAGCCAGCGACCGACTGACATCGCCACTGTTGCCCCTGAGCAGAAACACACTTCTCCCACCAATCAACACTGGAGACCAAGAGCCATCTCACTCAGGGCAGCCATCCAAACCTGCACAG CGTCACAAAGGCCCATCCAGCCGAGCACACAGTGCTATAAACAATGAAGCTGGGGCTTTAGTACCAAGAGATCGGCATCAACTTCTAGATGTCTTCTCTCGCCCTAACACAACGCACACATACAGG TCAGACACTCCATACCGTCGCTCCTTCACAGTATTGGACAACATCGGGCAGGGACGGCCAGGCAGAGCCTCTGTGGGCACAG ACTCTCTTGGAATCGGTGTGACTGGCATCAGTCTTGGCATCAGCAGCTCATCTTTCTTGGACTCATTTTCCCACCACCCCTTGGGGCACTCGCCCATCAAAGACGAGGAGGAGCCCGATCCAAAAGCCCGTATCCCAG GTCCGGTGGTGTCTGTCCCACCTCGATCCTACACCCGGGCAGGCATCTCATCCAGGGCCAACAGACTTGGCTTGTAG
- the fam149b1 gene encoding protein FAM149B1 isoform X1, whose translation MISRYNRRPVSHKLEIRGLSRSSLDHHPLPEEAGDNQTPQHYLHNLQEAVSAHNSSETSGTSGHSDCPTVISVDSNQSWSGIHSSTGTGISTERSSVFSWGYDEFDKAASRQVQQMFEEIDKELYEGRGSGGGILQGLQDECQQWATRFPHLRILGTQMVCPSDEGFQWYATSGKSSSNSSPSAGKESIVKSQEKIKGGAQLNVQGRRAALIKSSSTELNGTPNTSSVSSSHDKPRVIEVEGQVEEYLAYDSRDCDGEGDLDCSESVRRHRCLPPVSPYRCRRQAVLDLLFDDVWKQLVGCMKELVQRHWECCTSRRDEFHSLACIRPNFTKKCGPNFVLNIHVCLADDEKCSGNLSPVQPDSQNPFMLLSTLPTMLPKLGQSRAPPLTAGLQFQSTNSRGSKYKSRRKSKKQKRPSAAGRVPVGTAATQHNLNDLIVIHSIPLQQRNLGVLDRNQEPEERVSHRPTSSVVPSSKPRPRRALEQSSSSLSRPAQSARRRNPPPRNLLPLVLSLSQSSTAGSMDEVIRGTRLPTASDRLTSPLLPLSRNTLLPPINTGDQEPSHSGQPSKPAQRHKGPSSRAHSAINNEAGALVPRDRHQLLDVFSRPNTTHTYRSDTPYRRSFTVLDNIGQGRPGRASVGTDSLGIGVTGISLGISSSSFLDSFSHHPLGHSPIKDEEEPDPKARIPGPVVSVPPRSYTRAGISSRANRLGL comes from the exons ATGATTTCGCGATATAACAGGAGACCTGTATCGCACAAGCTAGAAAT TCGTGGGTTGTCTCGAAGCAGCCTTGACCACCATCCTCTCCCAGAAGAAGCTGGTGATAACCAAACCCCTCAGCACTACCTCCACAACCTACAGGAAGCTGTCTCTGCACACAACAG CTCTGAGACATCTGGCACCTCAGGTCACTCTGACTGTCCCACCGTCATTTCGGTAGACTCCAACCAGTCCTGGTCAGGTATCCACAGCTCTACGGGTACTGGCATCTCCACAGAGAGGAGTTCTGTTTTCTCCTGGGGCTACGAT GAGTTCGACAAGGCAGCATCGCGGCAGGTGCAGCAAATGTTTGAGGAGATCGACAAAGAGCTGTACGAAGGGAGAGGCAGTGGGGGAGGGATACTCCAGGGGCTGCAGGATGAATGTCAGCAGTGGGCCACACGTTTCCCCCATCTTCG AATCCTAGGGACTCAGATGGTATGTCCCAGTGATGAGGGCTTCCAATGGTATGCTACTTCAGGGAAAAGCAGCTCTAACAGCAGTCCATCAGCAGGCAAAGAAAGCATTGTGAAGTCTCAGGAGAAGATCAAAGGTGGTGCACA GTTAAATGTGCAGGGCAGGCGAGCAGCGTTGATCAAATCCTCCTCAACAGAGCTGAATGGAACTCCCAATACCTCCAGCGTCTCCAGCAGCCATGACAAGCCGCGGGTGATTGAAGTCGAGGGTCAGGTGGAGGAATACCTGGCCTATGACAGCAGGGACTG tGATGGTGAGGGTGACCTGGATTGTTCAGAGTCAGTTCGAAGGCATCGCTGTCTGCCTCCTGTTTCACCATACCGATGTCGCCGCCAAGCTGTTCTCGACTTGCTGTTTGATGATGTGTGGAAGCAGCTGGTCGGCTGCATGAAAGAGCTAGTTCAACGCCACTGGGAATGCTGTACCTCGCGTAGGGATGAATTTCACTCTCTTGCATGCATTAGACCAAACTTTACCAAAAAATGTGGACCAAATTTCGTACTGaacatacatgtgtgtttggcAGATGATGAAAAGTGTTCTGGGAACTTGAGCCCAGTGCAGCCAGACTCCCAGAATCCTTTTATGCTGCTCTCCACGCTGCCCACAATGCTGCCCAAACTTGGCCAGAGCCGGGCGCCCCCACTCACAGCTGGCCTGCAGTTCCAG AGCACAAACTCAAGGGGCTCAAAGTACAAGTCCAGACGGAAGTCCAAAAAGCAGAAAAGGCCCTCCGCT GCTGGAAGGGTCCCTGTGGGTACAGCGGCCACTCAGCACAACCTGAATGACCTCATTGTGATCCACAGCATCCCCCTGCAGCAGAGGAACCTCGGTGTGCTGGATAGAAACCA AGAGCCAGAGGAAAGGGTGTCCCACAGACCAACTTCCAGCGTGGTCCCTTCCAGCAAACCTCGTCCTCGCCGAGCCCTGGAGCAGAGCTCTTCCTCGCTGAGCCGCCCAGCACAGTCAGCTCGACGCAGAAACCCTCCTCCCCGAAACCTCCTGCCGCTGGTACTTAGTCTGAGTCAGTCCAGCACAGCAGGATCCATGGATGAGGTCATCCGTGGGACACGCCT ACCCACAGCCAGCGACCGACTGACATCGCCACTGTTGCCCCTGAGCAGAAACACACTTCTCCCACCAATCAACACTGGAGACCAAGAGCCATCTCACTCAGGGCAGCCATCCAAACCTGCACAG CGTCACAAAGGCCCATCCAGCCGAGCACACAGTGCTATAAACAATGAAGCTGGGGCTTTAGTACCAAGAGATCGGCATCAACTTCTAGATGTCTTCTCTCGCCCTAACACAACGCACACATACAGG TCAGACACTCCATACCGTCGCTCCTTCACAGTATTGGACAACATCGGGCAGGGACGGCCAGGCAGAGCCTCTGTGGGCACAG ACTCTCTTGGAATCGGTGTGACTGGCATCAGTCTTGGCATCAGCAGCTCATCTTTCTTGGACTCATTTTCCCACCACCCCTTGGGGCACTCGCCCATCAAAGACGAGGAGGAGCCCGATCCAAAAGCCCGTATCCCAG GTCCGGTGGTGTCTGTCCCACCTCGATCCTACACCCGGGCAGGCATCTCATCCAGGGCCAACAGACTTGGCTTGTAG
- the fam149b1 gene encoding protein FAM149B1 isoform X4, with protein MISRYNRRPVSHKLEIRGLSRSSLDHHPLPEEAGDNQTPQHYLHNLQEAVSAHNSSETSGTSGHSDCPTVISVDSNQSWSGIHSSTGTGISTERSSVFSWGYDEFDKAASRQVQQMFEEIDKELYEGRGSGGGILQGLQDECQQWATRFPHLRILGTQMVCPSDEGFQWYATSGKSSSNSSPSAGKESIVKSQEKIKGGAQLNVQGRRAALIKSSSTELNGTPNTSSVSSSHDKPRVIEVEGQVEEYLAYDSRDCDGEGDLDCSESVRRHRCLPPVSPYRCRRQAVLDLLFDDVWKQLVGCMKELVQRHWECCTSHDEKCSGNLSPVQPDSQNPFMLLSTLPTMLPKLGQSRAPPLTAGLQFQAGRVPVGTAATQHNLNDLIVIHSIPLQQRNLGVLDRNQEPEERVSHRPTSSVVPSSKPRPRRALEQSSSSLSRPAQSARRRNPPPRNLLPLVLSLSQSSTAGSMDEVIRGTRLPTASDRLTSPLLPLSRNTLLPPINTGDQEPSHSGQPSKPAQRHKGPSSRAHSAINNEAGALVPRDRHQLLDVFSRPNTTHTYRSDTPYRRSFTVLDNIGQGRPGRASVGTDSLGIGVTGISLGISSSSFLDSFSHHPLGHSPIKDEEEPDPKARIPGPVVSVPPRSYTRAGISSRANRLGL; from the exons ATGATTTCGCGATATAACAGGAGACCTGTATCGCACAAGCTAGAAAT TCGTGGGTTGTCTCGAAGCAGCCTTGACCACCATCCTCTCCCAGAAGAAGCTGGTGATAACCAAACCCCTCAGCACTACCTCCACAACCTACAGGAAGCTGTCTCTGCACACAACAG CTCTGAGACATCTGGCACCTCAGGTCACTCTGACTGTCCCACCGTCATTTCGGTAGACTCCAACCAGTCCTGGTCAGGTATCCACAGCTCTACGGGTACTGGCATCTCCACAGAGAGGAGTTCTGTTTTCTCCTGGGGCTACGAT GAGTTCGACAAGGCAGCATCGCGGCAGGTGCAGCAAATGTTTGAGGAGATCGACAAAGAGCTGTACGAAGGGAGAGGCAGTGGGGGAGGGATACTCCAGGGGCTGCAGGATGAATGTCAGCAGTGGGCCACACGTTTCCCCCATCTTCG AATCCTAGGGACTCAGATGGTATGTCCCAGTGATGAGGGCTTCCAATGGTATGCTACTTCAGGGAAAAGCAGCTCTAACAGCAGTCCATCAGCAGGCAAAGAAAGCATTGTGAAGTCTCAGGAGAAGATCAAAGGTGGTGCACA GTTAAATGTGCAGGGCAGGCGAGCAGCGTTGATCAAATCCTCCTCAACAGAGCTGAATGGAACTCCCAATACCTCCAGCGTCTCCAGCAGCCATGACAAGCCGCGGGTGATTGAAGTCGAGGGTCAGGTGGAGGAATACCTGGCCTATGACAGCAGGGACTG tGATGGTGAGGGTGACCTGGATTGTTCAGAGTCAGTTCGAAGGCATCGCTGTCTGCCTCCTGTTTCACCATACCGATGTCGCCGCCAAGCTGTTCTCGACTTGCTGTTTGATGATGTGTGGAAGCAGCTGGTCGGCTGCATGAAAGAGCTAGTTCAACGCCACTGGGAATGCTGTACCTCGC ATGATGAAAAGTGTTCTGGGAACTTGAGCCCAGTGCAGCCAGACTCCCAGAATCCTTTTATGCTGCTCTCCACGCTGCCCACAATGCTGCCCAAACTTGGCCAGAGCCGGGCGCCCCCACTCACAGCTGGCCTGCAGTTCCAG GCTGGAAGGGTCCCTGTGGGTACAGCGGCCACTCAGCACAACCTGAATGACCTCATTGTGATCCACAGCATCCCCCTGCAGCAGAGGAACCTCGGTGTGCTGGATAGAAACCA AGAGCCAGAGGAAAGGGTGTCCCACAGACCAACTTCCAGCGTGGTCCCTTCCAGCAAACCTCGTCCTCGCCGAGCCCTGGAGCAGAGCTCTTCCTCGCTGAGCCGCCCAGCACAGTCAGCTCGACGCAGAAACCCTCCTCCCCGAAACCTCCTGCCGCTGGTACTTAGTCTGAGTCAGTCCAGCACAGCAGGATCCATGGATGAGGTCATCCGTGGGACACGCCT ACCCACAGCCAGCGACCGACTGACATCGCCACTGTTGCCCCTGAGCAGAAACACACTTCTCCCACCAATCAACACTGGAGACCAAGAGCCATCTCACTCAGGGCAGCCATCCAAACCTGCACAG CGTCACAAAGGCCCATCCAGCCGAGCACACAGTGCTATAAACAATGAAGCTGGGGCTTTAGTACCAAGAGATCGGCATCAACTTCTAGATGTCTTCTCTCGCCCTAACACAACGCACACATACAGG TCAGACACTCCATACCGTCGCTCCTTCACAGTATTGGACAACATCGGGCAGGGACGGCCAGGCAGAGCCTCTGTGGGCACAG ACTCTCTTGGAATCGGTGTGACTGGCATCAGTCTTGGCATCAGCAGCTCATCTTTCTTGGACTCATTTTCCCACCACCCCTTGGGGCACTCGCCCATCAAAGACGAGGAGGAGCCCGATCCAAAAGCCCGTATCCCAG GTCCGGTGGTGTCTGTCCCACCTCGATCCTACACCCGGGCAGGCATCTCATCCAGGGCCAACAGACTTGGCTTGTAG
- the ecd gene encoding protein ecdysoneless homolog codes for MDALQRRVNQEDMVQYKLFLVQRDCSQNTEESLKQLVEEVLAKVAPFLVQYIWQHQPFNLKFFPEKGGVPAHIGGSTQFGDNIEDEWFIVYLLKIITEAFPQLAARVEDNDGEFLLIEAADYLPKWLNPDTSENRIFLYRGELHILPCPSKLSPVGFSNDVVPSVEQAVALLSTHPDACHAGPKICSALKKRLEEYPEKIKTSLHRAHCFIPAGIACVLEQRPDLVAPAVSAFYLRDPVDLQACRNFKTFPSDTRVLTVVTFTRCLYAQLQQQQFTPDRRSGFTLPPRSHPQYKAHELGMKLAHGFEILCSKCRLPSSEPDAPVSCNPQWKGFMNSLKKNDYFRGELENSARYKELQRSAENFFKQTAASKSSTLSPGEEVLQLLHSCPPFNLEELKKQESQLPQEDSDSWLDITAQDLERLLQERSGGRADVGSQNSSSTKQMQHARNAEQKEKEAEDNKEEEEAAYSLVAVSHGMKNFLNAMSSHEGAELPWSCATQPFSFDPDSMANALDRLLGSKDEELDSDDLDDDDADDDDDDNEKEEASSSHTGMNGNETLDSLKQYMDQMDEELMGTNVGQSFNQTNNRPHSSHPSAEDRGEEGTEEEIQPLDVDINLVTNLLESLSSQAGLAGPASNLLQSLGIHLPPNSDPS; via the exons ATGGACGCCCTGCAGAGAAGAGTGAATCAGGAGGACATGGTCCAGTACAAACTGTTCTTGGTCCAGAGGGACTGTTCTCAGAACACCGAGGAGAGCCTCAAGCAGTTAGTAGAGGAGGTACTGGCAAAGGTTGCCCCATTCCTGGTACAATATATCTGGCAGCATCAGCCATTCAACCTCAAGTTTTTCCCTGAGAAAG gtGGTGTCCCTGCTCATATTGGAGGTAGCACTCAGTTTGGAGACAACATTGAGGATGAGTGGTTTATTGTTTACCTCCTGAAAATAATTACAGAGGCCTTCCCTCAACTCGCAGCAAG AGTTGAGGACAATGATGGGGAGTTTCTTCTGATTGAAGCAGCAGATTATCTTCCCAAATGGTTAAACCCAGACACAAGTGAAAACAGG atCTTCCTCTATAGAGGAGAGTTGCATATCCTGCCCTGTCCCTCTAAATTGAGTCCAGTTGGCTTCTCGAATGATGTGGTACCCAGTGTGGAACAAGCTGTAGCACTGCTCTCCACCCACCCTGATGCCTGTCATGCAGGCCCAAAGATTTGTTCAGCTCTGAAGAAAAGACTTGAGGA GTATCCAGAGAAGATTAAAACTAGCCTCCACCGCGCTCACTGCTTCATTCCTGCTGGTATTGCCTGTGTGTTGGAACAGCGACCTGACCTAGTTGCCCCTGCAGTTTCAGCATTCTACCTGCGGGATCCAGTAGATCTGCAGGCGTGTCGAAACTTTAAGACATTTCCCTCTGATACAAGAGTCCTCACTGTG GTGACCTTCACCCGCTGCCtgtatgcacagctgcagcagcaacagttcACTCCAGACAGGAGGAGCGGCTTCACCCTGCCTCCTCGCTCTCATCCACAGTACAAAGCTCATGAACTTGGCATGAAACTG GCGCATGGCTTTGAGATCCTGTGCTCAAAGTGCAGACTGCCTTCCTCAGAGCCTGATGCTCCAGTCAGTTGTAACCCTCAATGGAAAGGCTTCATGAACAGTCTGAAAAAGAATGACTACTTCCGG GGAGAACTGGAAAATTCAGCCCGTTACAAAGAACTTCAAAGATCTGCAGAGAACTTcttcaaacaaactgctgcCTCTAAATCAAG CACCTTATCCCCAGGTGAGGAGgttctccagctgctgcacagctgccCTCCATTTAACTTGGAGGAGTTGAAGAAACAGGAGTCACAGCTCCCCCAAGAGGACA GTGACAGCTGGCTGGATATCACAGCTCAGGATTTGGAGCGGCTGTTGCAGGAGAGAAGCGGGGGGAGAGCTGATGTTGGCAGCCAAAACTCCAGTTCCACTAAACAAATGCAGCATGCCAGGAATGCAgagcagaaggagaaggaggcagaagacaataaggaggaagaggaggctgcttACAGCTTGGTAGCTGTCAGTCATGGAATGAAGAACTTCCTCAACGCCATGTCGTCACATGAGGGTGCTGAACTGCCCTG GAGCTGTGCAACTCAGCCTTTTAGTTTCGACCCAGACTCCATGGCCAACGCTCTGGACAGACTACTCG GAAGCAAAGATGAAGAGCTAGATTCAGACGatcttgatgatgatgatgccgatgatgatgatgatgataatgagaAAGAAGAGGCCTCCTCGAGTCACACAGGGATGAATGGGAATGAAACTTTAGACAGTCTAAAACAATACATGGACCAAATGGATGAGGAGTTGATGGGTACTAATGTTGGACAAAGCTTCAATCAAACG AACAACAGACCACACTCCTCTCACCCCTCAGCCGAAGACAGGGGGGAGGaagggacagaggaggagatccAGCCATTAGATGTGGACATCAATTTGGTCACTAACCTGTTGGAGTCTCTCAGCTCCCAGGCTGGGCTGGCTGGACCAGCTTCTAACTTGTTGCAGAGCCTGGGCATACACCTGCCTCCCAACTCTGATCCCTCGTAG